The sequence below is a genomic window from Pyrobaculum sp. 3827-6.
TACGGAGACGGCGGCCTTATCTGCATAGACAGATGTGGCGACTGCAAGGGCAAGTGCTAAAACCACTGCAATAATTAGCCTCACGGATCTACGCAAAAAACCGTTTTTTAAAGACTGGGAAACATATGTTTCCGAGCCGCGGGGCTGGTACCTAGCAACTTAGGCATGTATACAGGGGTAGCCCAGATTTTCCTAAAGTTCATAAATACGTGTGTGGAAAGTTTTTGTGTTTTGAGACTGCGAGGGAAATTCTACGGTATGCTGGAGAGGAGCTGGAGCGGGCGGTGAGAACTCGGGATGTTTTTCTGTATAGGAACGCCGCTGATAAGGCTTTTCTAGCTCTGGTGGTGGCGGTCAACGAGTACTTGAAGGCTGTTGTGGGGGTTGTGCCTAGCAACCACTCCGAGAGGAGGAGGCTTCTCCGGGAGGTGGGGAGGGAGGATCTGAGGGCGTTGTACAGCGACTTGATGAAGATGCTTCACGAGGAGGCCTTCTACGAAGGGGTGTACCAGCCAGATGAGGTTAGGTACGCTGTGGATAAGGTTAGAAGCGTTGTTGAGGAGCTAGAGGCTGAGGTGAGGAGGCGCCTACCTCCTTCTGGATAGCCCCAGCGTCGCATATGCCGAGCCACGGCGGCTACCGCAGTGGCTGTGGCAACTTGTCTCTTCCCACATGCCAGGTCGGCGATCGCCACGGTCTGCGTCACTGTCGCTGGCGCGGGCCGTGGGTGGCCGCTGGCTCACTTTGAAAAAGGGGGATGGTTGGCTCGGCCGTGGCTGGGGACGTGGCTATAGAGATCTGGGAGTTTTGGAATGGTTTGTCCGTGAAGAATAGGTGTTGGGGCTGTGGGTTTTCTCGGCTCTTATTTTGTCTTTTAGTTTCTGCGTCAGGTTTGGCGTGCGGTGGTTGGCTCCGCACGCCGTTTCACCGCCTGCACATATGCATTAATATGGCTAGTGTTTTGTGGACGTGGCTGTGATTAACCCGGGAGATAAGGCGAGGTTTAGTGAGGACTCTACTGCGTTGGTGTATAAAAACGCCGAAGCGGTGGCTAGGCGGCTGGGGGTTGAGCTGGTGGTGGGCGGCGACGTGCTGAGGATCGGGGATTTTGAAGCTAGGTGGGCCGGGGGGAGGCTTGTGGTGGGGGATTTTTCTGCTGAGGTTGATGTGGAGCAGTGGGAGGCCTTCGTGTCTCTTGTGCTTAGCTACTTCGTGGGGGTGGGGCGGCCGCCTGACGGGGCGGCTCTGCGGGATATTCTCTTCGCCGTGGGCGTCTCGACGGGGTGAGGGGGTATTTTGCCTGTTAAGTTTTAATAGCGGCGGCTCTCTTTACCTGTGTATTTTGTGTATGTTAATAAGAGAAAGGGGAGGGTATTGATTACTAGGAAGAGGGTTTTGGGAGTTGGGTGGAGGCTGGCGGCGGCATACGGCAACGCCGCGGCGGCGATGAGGCTGGCGCGGTTTATCGCCGATGTGAGGGATTACGTGCTTGAGTGGGATCTCTACGTGTTTGAATGATTTAGACTTGGCTAAAACGTAATGATAGTTAATAGGCAACATCCCCACGATTTTTTAGCCTTGGGAAAATTTTTTAAACGGTGTTCGGGTCTCTACGTGGGTGTTGTCGGCCCCGCTACTGTGGTTTCTGTGGCGTATGTCGATCCTGGGAACTTCGGCGCTAATCTAGAGGCTGGTATGAGGTTTGGCCTTGGGCTTCTGTGGGTGGTGTGGGTCAGCGGGTTGCTGGCGGTGGCTGTGCAGTACGTGGCTGGGGCTGTGGGGATCGCCAGGGGGCGCGGCGTCTTGGAGCTGGTGGGCGGCGGGTGGCGGCTCTTTCTGTCTCCGGTTCTGGCGGCGGTGTTGCTTGCGACTGACATGGCTGAGTACGTGGGGGTCATAGCGGGGCTCCACCTGCTGCTGGGCCTGCCTATATCCGCCGCGGCTCTGCTCGGCTTTGTCGACGTGGTTCTTCTGGCGGCTCTGGCCGACAGGAGGGATCTCTTTGCCAAGGTTATAGGGGGTATGGTGGCGGCTATTGGGCTGAGCTTCGTGGCTGAGCTGTTTCTCATAAGGCCGGACTTGGCCTCGGTGCTGGCGGCCTCTTTTCTGCCTAGCATCTCTGGAGACTCGGCGCTGGTGGCGGCGGCTATTGTGGGGGCAACCATAATGCCCCACGCCGTGGTGCTCCACAGCCACCTAGCCCCGGGGCAGAGCAGGAGGGAGCACGGATGGCAGACTGTGGTTAACCTGCTGGGGGCCTCTGCGATAAACGCCTCTATCTTGATAACCTCGGCATATGCCCTCGGCGGTAGCGAGGTCACTCTCTTCGAGGTGCCTAGGGTTCTGGAGCCCCTCTACGGCCCCCTATCGGCGTCTCTCTTCTCACTGGCGCTTCTCCTCTCGGGCGTCGCCTCGTCGGCGGTCTCTGTGGAGTTCGGAGTTGTGGCCGTGAAGTTCATCACGGGCAGGGGGGTGGAGGCGTGGAGGGTTAGGCTGGGCGCCCGCCTGGCCAACCTGGCCCCGGCTGTGCTGGCGATGGGGGTGGCGGGCCTCTCGCCTCTCTCCGTCCTTGTCTACACCCAGGCGGTGCTTGCGGCGGCTCTCCCGGTTGTCCTTGTGGTGCTGTGGCGCCTCTCGGGCGGAGTTGTTTCGAGGGGGCTTAGGCTCGTTGTGGCGGGCGCCGCGGCCTACTCGGCCGCACTGGTGGTCTACTCACTTATATAGGGGATTTATGTGTGCCATGGGTCACGAGCTTCTGAGGTACAGACCTGAGCACTATCTGGAGGCGCTTCACCAGCTTGGGGGCCGCGCCTCTCTCTCGGCGCTTGCGAGGGTGGTGGGGGTGAAGCCCAGCACAGCTAGGAAGATGGTGCTGTATCTCCAGGGGGAGGGGCTGGTGGAGTACCGGGGCCGCGGGGGGGTTCTGCTTACCGAGGCTGGGAGGGCTAGGGTGGAGTATCTGGACAGGATACACAGCTCCCTCGCCGAGTTCTTCAAGGCCATCGGGGTCGAGGAGGAGCTCGCCGAGTCGGAGGCTGAGAAGCTGGAGCACGTAATCGATCCAAGGGTGGTGGAGCGCCTCGCCGCCGTGGCACAGCTGTTGAAGAGCCTCAAGGCGCTGTGTGGGCGGTAGCGCGGCTCACCGGCCGAGGGCTTTGAGGAGGGCTCTGACCTTTTCCATGTTCTTCACGCCGGGGGCGTCCTCCACCCCGCTCGCCACGTCCACCATGTAGGGCCTCAGCCCCGCCACAAGGTGGGCGTTTTCCGGCGTCACGCCGCCCGCAACGGCGACTTTGCCTAGGTGGACGACCTCCGCCAGCGCCGACAGCGGTATCTTCAAGCCCCCCTCGTAGCGCTCCCGGCTCTTCTTATCGGCGTCTACCAGCACGTACTCGTGCCGGAGCTTGAGGAGCTCCTCCACCTCCCTTCTCAAACCGGCGCCTGGTCTGTACACAGCCACAGGGGCCAGCGCGACCCCCCTCTCCTCTGCATAGTCGTAGTCCCCCGGCGCGAGGCGGCCGTGATGCTGGACTACGGGGATTTCAAGCCGCGCCGCCGTGTCGACGGCGTCTCTGGGAGGCATAGATGCCGTGACTAACACGGCTTTGCTTCTGTAGACGGAGCCGCGGAGGGCGGCTAGCTTCGCGGCGTCGACGGAGCGGGGGCTGGCGGGCTCCACGATGAAGCCTATATACTCCA
It includes:
- a CDS encoding PaREP1 family protein, whose amino-acid sequence is MCFETAREILRYAGEELERAVRTRDVFLYRNAADKAFLALVVAVNEYLKAVVGVVPSNHSERRRLLREVGREDLRALYSDLMKMLHEEAFYEGVYQPDEVRYAVDKVRSVVEELEAEVRRRLPPSG
- a CDS encoding Nramp family divalent metal transporter, with translation MGVVGPATVVSVAYVDPGNFGANLEAGMRFGLGLLWVVWVSGLLAVAVQYVAGAVGIARGRGVLELVGGGWRLFLSPVLAAVLLATDMAEYVGVIAGLHLLLGLPISAAALLGFVDVVLLAALADRRDLFAKVIGGMVAAIGLSFVAELFLIRPDLASVLAASFLPSISGDSALVAAAIVGATIMPHAVVLHSHLAPGQSRREHGWQTVVNLLGASAINASILITSAYALGGSEVTLFEVPRVLEPLYGPLSASLFSLALLLSGVASSAVSVEFGVVAVKFITGRGVEAWRVRLGARLANLAPAVLAMGVAGLSPLSVLVYTQAVLAAALPVVLVVLWRLSGGVVSRGLRLVVAGAAAYSAALVVYSLI
- a CDS encoding metal-dependent transcriptional regulator → MGHELLRYRPEHYLEALHQLGGRASLSALARVVGVKPSTARKMVLYLQGEGLVEYRGRGGVLLTEAGRARVEYLDRIHSSLAEFFKAIGVEEELAESEAEKLEHVIDPRVVERLAAVAQLLKSLKALCGR
- a CDS encoding N-(5'-phosphoribosyl)anthranilate isomerase, producing the protein MPLVKICGVARQTDAEALDGLVEYIGFIVEPASPRSVDAAKLAALRGSVYRSKAVLVTASMPPRDAVDTAARLEIPVVQHHGRLAPGDYDYAEERGVALAPVAVYRPGAGLRREVEELLKLRHEYVLVDADKKSRERYEGGLKIPLSALAEVVHLGKVAVAGGVTPENAHLVAGLRPYMVDVASGVEDAPGVKNMEKVRALLKALGR